The DNA region aaTTGATAAAAAAAGTTCAAAATATTCCTAAAGAAAATGAAGTGCATGGcctgtaaaatatatatttgggATACATCTTAAGCATAATATGTATCCCCTTATTTTCACATTTGGGAACTCACTTTGACCTTATTCTAAAATTTGATGATTCTCAACAAAATGTTATTCTTTTACTTTCATCTCGTTCTCATTCAGAAGTAGACACCAAGAAATAGCAATTATCCGGCCAGGTTAACAACAtacatattataattaattaacgcaatatatagttataataataataataataataattactgaCAATTATGGACTATGgtgatatataaataattaatagctTATATTATTGTCTGTCGTATCACTGACAATTATAGGGAATTTAGTAACTACAGATTTGTAGTTATTAATCAACAATCATACAGAGTTTATCTATCAAACTAAGACTTATCCATTCAGTGAGTAATGACATAAGTACACTGCGCCTTCAAAAGAATACCCTTAGAAGAATCCCAGAaagaaaaactaattaaattgcaaaacctttaatTACACTGccattcaatttcaaccaaaaatcaaTATTAATCCATTGAATCTTTGACTAGAACTTCACTAATATCCATTTAATTACGGGAACCTTTGACAACCCAGGTTTCAAATACCAGAAATCTGTGGCAAAATCTCCATTACATTGAATGAAGCAACCAAGAGGTAAACTTGAGGATTTAAAATAagcatttggtttataattacaAGAGATAAGATTAGATAAGCATAAGCCACCCAGATACCCTAAGAAGATTTCTTCTAGAACACATAGCCATTTTGTAACTAATTGATATAAGAAAAACTTGGTCGCCACACAGTCGTAAGCTCAGGCATCTTTACTTTGACTTGTCGTTTAAGGTTACAAGAGATCTAACCACGCCTGGTCCTATCTTATCAGCAAGGGCACCTGTCTCTGAAATAAGTAATGATTTTTCCTTCACTATGCTCTGTAGCTTCTTTGCCTCAAAGTCAAGTCGAGGTTGATCTGTAATTACAAGCTCAATACGAGGGATACACCAATTTACAGTTAATATATATCAGTTCTATGCTTGAGGGAACTGAGTCATAGATACGATTTAAATTCTGAACTCAGGAATAACAGTGATCATTAATGAACAGGAATAGATATAATCAGTCTCATCAGAAATTCAGAATTACAAGTTGATGCGTAAGGGCCATAAATCTTTAATATGTTCTAATCATGTGTAGGATTATGCGTGTCAAGATGAAAAAACAAGGAACGTATGTCAAAAATTCCAAACTAGTTCCAGGTAAAAAGGGTACAGTTACATTTGTCTTCAGCATTGCAGGATTTGCAGTAACATGAAAAAATTGTTGCCATAATGAATTCAAACCATTAGACTGTAACATAGGTAATTTCAATAAAGATGAATTTTCGCATGCAACTAAAACAAACAGATAAATACAACAAAGACACAtgcttgataattcaaatatcaaattgaTAATTCAGTCTAGACTCCAAACAAATGCATGAAATATGGCTTGTATTTCCATCCAGCATTAATATATTAAAGCATATAACAAGGAAACCAATCATCTgtcataaatatttattttcctAAAATGCACTCAATCTAAGATTTTTACCGAACTTTACTGTCAAATAACCACGACATACAAATGATAACTAAGCAAGACTTTTGCACAAGCACAttgggagaaaagaaaaatggaaagggTTTTTATTTTGTGGCACTACTAACAGAGGCATGCATTTATGGTATTTTGATTCATTGTCCCTATATTTTACTTCTTTAGAGGGTAGGGTGGGATGGAATGACCAATTAACCTGTTTCCAAGATAGTGTGGGCAGCATGGAATGGGATGCTGGCAAACATATCAGTTCCTGGAAATATCATCCACGTCTTCTCGAATGAATCATGGTTACCACAGGTGTTACACACTTCTTGCACCAAGGGTCTTGACCTCAACCCTTCGACTCCCTTCATCATCGATTCAAAAGGAGTCGGAACACTAGTCTTGGTTGTCCGAGCCCTCTTCCTTAATGCAGTCAGTGCTTCTCTATTCCCATTTCTCAATTTATCATTATCAACCATCTGCATTTTTTACCCAAATAGGACAGACAGTTAAGTACCGACTTAATTCCACAGAAAAGCCATTTAAAGGGTCTGATGAGGGTATGGTAATGAACTGATGATTGAGATTCCTCAATGAAGTTGTTACCTGATGCCGGGCCAAAAGAAGAAGCTCGGCTTCCAGTTCCACTTCTGTTAATTTTTGTTGGAATTGTTTCATGGTAGGATCCATATTCCAAGAAAGAAACTCCTGCGAGTTGcaaataaaaaacatattttcaaGCTAATGAAATAATGATGGACACCAATTTCAGAAGAGTTATGAGATTCGGTTGACAATCAAGAAGGAACACTAACAATTTTtgataatcttaaaaaaaaaaaaaactgatagCTGATATATAAACACACAATTTTTATGGAAATCAGAATTTTATTAACTCATTCATataaaaaacacaaataatagAATTTCTGAAAAACAAATAAATTGCAGTTAAAAATGGAACATTCATGAACAAACTATTGCAGCAATTTCAGCATTAAAACAGTTGCCAATTACAACAATTGCATCCAAAACAAATTGCGAGTAAACAAAACATAAATCGATACAAGAAGCGAAAAAATAAGTGTTCGATATTGGGTACTTTGGCAAGAAGTGAGAGCAAATAGGAGAGCAAGGTCACCTATACTAATCAAAAAGCACTAAAATAGGGACTGGCAACGAAGTGAGGACATAAATTAACAAAACCGAACTTCGGATCCATGGCCTACCTGCAGGAATGCGGATACGACGACAGTGACGAGCACGGAGGCAGCAGCGACGGTGGAGAGTGAAGCCGGTGTGAGATATTGAGACTCAGAGAGCAAGCTAGACTTTgtaatttactatgagtttggcaAATTACATATAGTTTAGCAAAAAAAACCACTGCGAGGTCAATAAGCCCAATTACATCATCAAAAACTAACTGCTTAAGAGAGAGGCGGGTTTGACTAAAAAAAGAGAGGAGGCGAATTCCAGTAATGTATATTAATATCCAAATCCATGATTGATCCGCTCAAAATATTAGATCATTGGGTTATTAATTCAATTGTTGAATCACTGATTGAATCTATAGATCtaacttaattaaataattatataaattttattttatttttttacaatatgtttttatctttttgttaattaactattatttttatttcaataaaaacatgttatgattaataatttttttattttttatttttaaatattaataaatttagtatttattttaacaagtgtataattaaaaatatagttaATCTAAAGAAGagtgagtataaaattaaaattaaattaaataaataaaaaaataatttacttgaATATTTTATGTAAATATATACATTAATTAACATAGTAAATTCCAAGAAATAGCATGGTCTAGTAGCAAAGCTAAGAGGGTATAACCCATCGTTTTCATATTTTGCAATTTAACATCACAAAGTTATTCCTTCATTTAGTTTCATAATGCTTCAATACTTCACATCGAATCTAAAGGGGAAGAGAAAAGCCTTTACAAGGCTTGTGACAAGCATAACACGTGCACGCCAAGGAAACACGATCGGGAGcactcactcaaggacaaggcagaAAAATCGAAATTTTACGTGAAAAATTCTGTAAAATCGATTGACTGCTCAACAAGGTATGAGAACAGACCGGTCAATCGCTTTCATCATGGTTACTGATTactggttcaaccggaaaaaccattTTGTAGTTATATCTTTGAAGTTTCAAATAACAAAAGCAGCAATCATTCAAGAAATGAATTGTTTTCTCTTCAAACTCTCTACAATTTCAGTAAAATAAACCACTTTTCATGTATTTGCGTACAGTTTAGTCCAAAGCTTTAAAAAATATGCTTTGAACTAGCTTCTGAGTACAATCAGTTTTTAAcatgtaaaattaaaatacaaaagttgTAAATCCTAACCTTATATTTTAATTAAGACTAAGATTAAATAGCCAGCTAGTATACAAAATATACGGAGTTTCAAGTCCAAATCTAATTGACCAACAACTGCTGTATTACACATGTTTGCGAAGTACTCCAAAAGTGTATGAAATATTGAAATGCACCATTCAATGCAACAAAAACCTATGCAGGATGCAGTGTACAACAAAAGTATAGTTCAGACTTGTATGTGGGAAATATGATGGTAAatcaaaaataaaactttttcacCATATCACCATATTTAAAAAACTCATATATCCACCTTAAACTAAGACAAATAAATTAATCTGAGAATTAAGCAGTCATAATGCAGCATAATTTGTGAAGCTAATGTCACACACAAGCAGTCTTAAGACCCAAAAAAAAGGTTTGAACATAANNNNNNNNNNNNNNNNNNNNNNNNNNNNNNNNNNNNNNNNNNNNNNNNNNNNNNNNNNNNNNNNNNNNNNNNNNNNNNNNNNNNNNNNNNNNNNNNNNNNNNNNNNNNNNNNNNNNNNNNNNNNNNNNNNNNNNNNNNNNNNNNNNNNNNNNNNNNNNNNNNNNNNNNNNNNNNNNNNNNNNNNNNNNNNNNNNNNNNNNNNNNNNNNNNNNNNNNNNNNNNNNNNNNNNNNNNNNNNNNNNNNNNNNNNNNNNNNNNNNNNNNNNNNNNNNNNNNNNNNNNNNNNNNNNNNNNNNNNNNNNNNNNNNNNNNNNNNNNNNNNNNNNNNNNNNNNNNNNNNNNNNNNNNNNNNNNNNNNNNNNNNNNNNNNNNNNNNNNNNNNNNNNNNNNNNNNNNNNNNNNNNNNNNNNNNNNNNNNNNNNNNNNNNNNNNNNNNNNNNNNNNNNNNNNNNNNN from Arachis hypogaea cultivar Tifrunner chromosome 10, arahy.Tifrunner.gnm2.J5K5, whole genome shotgun sequence includes:
- the LOC112718329 gene encoding uncharacterized protein, encoding MDPTMKQFQQKLTEVELEAELLLLARHQMVDNDKLRNGNREALTALRKRARTTKTSVPTPFESMMKGVEGLRSRPLVQEVCNTCGNHDSFEKTWMIFPGTDMFASIPFHAAHTILETDQPRLDFEAKKLQSIVKEKSLLISETGALADKIGPGVVRSLVTLNDKSK